The Piliocolobus tephrosceles isolate RC106 chromosome 4, ASM277652v3, whole genome shotgun sequence genome contains the following window.
CCAAAAGGGTCCCTTGAGGGAGGTGTCCTTGTGACACCCATTTTGCTGATGAGAAGAGTGAGGCTCAGGGAGAGCTAGGGCGAAGGTGAGAGCTGGGATCCAGGGGAGGCCTGGCAGGGGCTTTCGCTGAACCGGTTTTACCCGCTTGTGGCCCTCCCCAGGGCTGGCGGGCGGAGCTGACCTTATCTCGGATCTGCTGCCGGACCTTCTCCCGCTCCGCCTCCATGCGCGCGTGCTTGGCCTTGCGCTCCTCTTCCTGCTGCCGCAGGGCCTCCTGccgctcctcctccttcttctgcgCGTCTGggtccttctcctcttctccccccAGCATCTTCCCCATGTCCTTGGTGGCCCCTACGAggaaggggtgggagggagagggcGGGGTCAGCCAGGGATcagggctggggagagagggGCTGGGCGGGCCGAGCCCCCTCCCACAAGGGTCGGACCCGCTGAGGACGCGCGGTGGGGCGCTGGACCTCACCTCCAAGGGCCTGCTTCATGACGAAGTCCATGCCGCCGGCTCTGGTTAGCGTGCCTTAGCCCACGGCAGAATTTGCATGCAGCGCTCCTGGCTGGCCTGGCTCGGGAAGACGTGACAACCTGCAAAAGAGAATTGGGAGTCAGATGGGAGAGGCCTCTGCGCAGGCAGGGCGGTGGAGCTAGACAGACAGCAGCCTCACCCTGGTTCAGACACCAGGCACCCATCACTCAGGTCAAGACCCAATACCCTGCTagaggaaaaaggagagggaagagagcgATTTACTGGGCAGACACGTAGGTGCTGCCAAACAGCTTTTTGAAAGCGGTTTGGTCCCTATTTTAAAGCCTTCATCTTGACCCTATTGTTCAGATTTGATTGAAGCCAGGAGCATTGGAAAGAGCTGTGAACTTGGAGTTAGGCAGATCTGGGTTCCAATGCTACCGTCATTTCCTTATTTGCCATGGAAACTTCAGCAAGGCCCTAACCTGCTCATGTCCCCAGTTTCCTCCTCTCTCAGAGAGAAATGGCAATGCCACCTTTCCCCGGGGTCCC
Protein-coding sequences here:
- the CPLX2 gene encoding complexin-2 — encoded protein: MDFVMKQALGGATKDMGKMLGGEEEKDPDAQKKEEERQEALRQQEEERKAKHARMEAEREKVRQQIRDKYGLKKKEEKEAEEKAALEQPCEGSLTRPKKAIPAGCGDEEEEEEESILDTVLKYLPGPLQDMFKK